In the Sulfurimonas sp. genome, one interval contains:
- a CDS encoding Bro-N domain-containing protein, producing the protein MEKIQLFESKKIRSHWDEENELWYFSVIDAIEVLTQSLNPRKYWSVLKTRLKGEGSQLATNCSQLKMRASDGKMRATDVATTEQLLRLIQSIPSPQAEPFKQWLAKVGYERIESMQDPEKSIDQAMQDYLNLGYSEKWINQRLKSIEVRKELTDEWKARGVEEGKEFSLLTDIISKAWSGHTTQEYKKLKNLKKENLRDNMTNLELVLNMLAEATTAEISKEKKPKGLDENKKVAKQGGTIAGDTRKAIEEKTGKKVVTKQNAKGLLEDK; encoded by the coding sequence ATGGAAAAAATACAACTTTTTGAGTCAAAAAAAATACGAAGTCACTGGGATGAAGAGAATGAGCTTTGGTATTTTAGTGTTATAGATGCAATAGAGGTTTTAACCCAAAGTTTAAATCCTAGAAAATACTGGAGTGTATTAAAAACACGACTAAAAGGGGAAGGAAGTCAACTGGCTACAAATTGTAGCCAGTTGAAAATGAGGGCAAGTGACGGAAAAATGAGAGCTACTGATGTAGCAACGACCGAGCAACTTTTACGCTTGATTCAATCTATACCGTCTCCTCAGGCAGAACCCTTTAAACAGTGGCTTGCCAAAGTTGGATACGAGCGAATAGAATCGATGCAAGACCCTGAAAAATCAATTGATCAGGCGATGCAGGATTATCTCAACTTAGGGTATTCGGAAAAATGGATTAATCAAAGGCTTAAAAGTATCGAGGTGCGAAAAGAGCTGACCGATGAGTGGAAAGCCAGAGGTGTGGAGGAGGGCAAAGAGTTTTCTCTTTTGACCGATATAATCTCAAAAGCGTGGAGTGGTCACACCACGCAAGAGTACAAAAAGTTAAAAAATCTTAAAAAAGAAAACCTACGAGACAATATGACCAATTTAGAACTTGTTCTCAACATGCTAGCTGAAGCTACCACCGCAGAAATCTCAAAAGAGAAAAAGCCCAAAGGGCTTGATGAGAATAAAAAAGTAGCTAAACAAGGCGGTACAATAGCGGGAGACACAAGAAAAGCTATCGAGGAAAAGACGGGTAAAAAAGTGGTTACAAAGCAAAATGCCAAAGGTTTATTGGAAGATAAATGA
- a CDS encoding CRISPR-associated protein Cas4 codes for MITGTLINYYFHCQTQCWLHANRLNLEENSEDVRIGKVLHEIKEEKSKQTEIKIDNIKIDRITKDYLIEFKKSDSDPEAVKWQVLLYLHKLRQKGVERLGKVEYHEKNHNTKTEIIELNDENEKELLAVLENIQKLIDSPIPPLPKLENKCKKCAYYEYCFI; via the coding sequence ATGATTACCGGCACTCTCATCAACTACTATTTTCACTGTCAAACTCAATGTTGGCTTCACGCTAACCGCCTAAACCTTGAAGAGAATAGTGAAGATGTACGAATAGGCAAAGTTTTGCACGAAATAAAAGAGGAAAAATCAAAACAAACAGAAATAAAAATTGACAATATCAAAATCGACCGAATTACCAAAGATTATTTGATTGAATTTAAAAAATCAGACAGTGACCCTGAGGCTGTGAAATGGCAAGTGCTTTTATATCTTCACAAGCTGCGTCAAAAAGGTGTAGAACGACTTGGTAAGGTGGAGTATCATGAAAAAAATCACAATACAAAAACAGAGATTATCGAACTCAATGATGAAAATGAAAAAGAGCTTTTGGCTGTGCTTGAAAATATACAAAAGCTTATAGATTCGCCGATACCGCCTTTGCCAAAGCTTGAAAATAAGTGTAAAAAGTGTGCTTACTATGAATACTGTTTTATATAG
- the cas1b gene encoding type I-B CRISPR-associated endonuclease Cas1b: MAKNHTRYIFSMGELKRKDNSIAFSNEKGNFYIPIEDTRELYCLNEVSFNTKFLDFISRAGITLHLFNYHGNYSGTFYPKDALISGDLTIKQAYAYMQSRHEVAKNIVLAISKNIYETVYHYYRHDKKELKPYLDWLKSDVPKFLQKDISIEQIMFIEGQVWSRFYDSFKHFLPEDFVMNKRVKRPPDNPINALVSFGNTLLYTKTISQIYNTHLNQSISFLHSPREGRFSLSLDLSEAFKPIVVFKTIFDLVGRKQLQVTKHFDKSLNYALLNEEGKKIFIDAFETRINETFMHPRLKRKVSYKHCIKLDGYKLIKHILEDREFTPFSLKEKM; the protein is encoded by the coding sequence ATGGCAAAAAATCACACGAGATATATTTTTTCTATGGGAGAACTCAAACGAAAAGACAACTCCATAGCTTTTAGCAATGAAAAAGGAAATTTTTATATCCCTATTGAAGATACTAGGGAGCTGTACTGTTTAAATGAGGTTAGTTTCAATACAAAGTTTTTAGATTTTATATCTCGTGCAGGAATAACCTTGCATCTTTTTAACTATCATGGAAATTACAGCGGAACTTTTTATCCAAAAGATGCACTAATCAGCGGTGATTTAACCATAAAACAAGCATATGCCTATATGCAGAGTCGTCACGAAGTGGCTAAAAATATAGTTTTAGCGATTTCAAAAAATATTTACGAAACGGTGTATCATTACTATAGACACGATAAAAAAGAGCTCAAACCCTATCTTGATTGGCTAAAAAGTGATGTACCTAAATTTTTGCAAAAAGATATTTCTATAGAGCAGATTATGTTCATAGAAGGGCAGGTATGGAGCAGATTTTACGATAGTTTTAAGCACTTTTTACCCGAAGATTTTGTTATGAACAAGCGAGTGAAAAGACCGCCTGATAACCCCATAAACGCGCTTGTGAGTTTTGGAAATACTCTTTTGTACACTAAAACAATCTCACAAATTTATAATACACATCTAAATCAATCTATTAGTTTTTTACACTCTCCAAGAGAGGGGCGTTTTAGCTTGAGTTTGGATTTGAGCGAGGCTTTTAAGCCTATTGTTGTTTTTAAAACTATTTTTGATTTAGTCGGGAGAAAACAGCTTCAAGTTACAAAGCATTTTGATAAAAGTCTTAATTATGCACTGTTAAATGAAGAGGGAAAAAAGATTTTCATAGATGCGTTTGAAACAAGAATCAATGAGACATTTATGCATCCAAGATTGAAAAGGAAAGTTTCATATAAACATTGCATAAAATTAGACGGCTACAAGTTAATAA